One Dreissena polymorpha isolate Duluth1 chromosome 9, UMN_Dpol_1.0, whole genome shotgun sequence genomic window carries:
- the LOC127845639 gene encoding mucin-like protein — MRTCNNPKPDRFGDNCFGDATQFILCLNDPCSYRNGGWSSWNPWLSCSVTCGMGMRIRNRTCTNPIPSAYGKACVGDFNDFAFCVNTPCTFVSFNVHGFNLLINNVNAFPVTVSNVGNAYNTSDGHFTAPVTGVYYFASQFCVYSSNTIIFYIEKGNAAMRSKTRLTSTRGYDGSTGCTSVSTTVKLNTNEHVWVLMGSQYDSASVFQGPTDWNIFTGTLIQQLD; from the exons ATGAGAACGTGCAACAATCCGAAACCGGACAGATTTGGAGATAATTGTTTTGGCGATGCTACCCAGTTCATATTATGCCTAAATGACCCATGCAGTTACAGAA ATGGTGGTTGGTCCAGTTGGAATCCATGGCTGAGTTGTTCAGTCACGTGTGGTATGGGCATGAGAATACGCAATCGGACGTGTACCAATCCAATCCCGTCCGCCTACGGAAAAGCGTGTGTTGGAGACTTCAACGACTTCGCTTTTTGTGTAAATACACCAT GTACATTTGTTTCCTTCAATGTGCATGGATTCAACCTTCTGATTAATAATGTGAATGCTTTTCCTGTCACTGTCAGCAATGTTGGGAACGCGTACAATACAAGTGATGGACATTTCACCGCTCCCGTCACCGGAGTTTACTACTTTGCATCCCAGTTCTGCGTTTATTCATCCAATACTATCATTTTCTACATTGAAAAAGGAAACGCTGCAATGCGTTCAAAAACGCGTCTTACATCAACTCGCGGATACGATGGTAGTACCGGGTGCACATCCGTTTCCACGACGGTGAAATTGAACACAAATGAACACGTGTGGGTGTTAATGGGAAGCCAATATGATTCGGCTTCTGTATTTCAAGGTCCCACTGACTGGAATATATTTACCGGCACACTTATCCAACAGCTTGACTGA
- the LOC127845838 gene encoding hemicentin-1-like: protein MKIYFGVILVALGIAEVTECLECFNCTNISDPQACATTTLCSHGESCFLQTIHSGSDNLFNMGCQSNQMCSVGHNSIIGRSVQTIQQSPCHECCSTDGCNEQLCAHRKPSACIDDVTMDCAHLNSIINVCADIHHAKSICPRFCGLCNLVDGNWAEWGTWSSCSVTCDNGTYKRTRTCTNPSPSNGGLNCSGSASDTQMCSRQLCPVHGNWSEWSSWSSCSVYCDVGLIERTRTCTNPRPDRFGDNCYGDASDHKVCIQDPCSEKNGGWTNWGAWESCSVTCGIGSKLRHRACTNPSPSAYGKACEGDYKDFDVCVKTPCYVIAFNAHGFNVLSNLVNVFSTIVANEGKAYNASTGHFTAPVDGIYYFEAHFCVYYTSTINFYIEKGSASMSPKTRLTSTRGYHGSYGCNSASTSVKLNRNEDVWVYMASQYSSSYIYESSDDWNTFSGALIQAL from the exons ATGAAAATTT ACTTTGGGGTTATTTTGGTGGCACTAGGTATAGCAGAAGTCACGG AGTGTCTGGAGTGTTTTAACTGTACAAACATATCCGATCCACAGGCTTGTGCAACCACAACTTTGTGTTCACATGGTGAG TCCTGCTTTTTGCAAACCATCCACTCAGGAAGCGATAACCTCTTCAACATGGGTTGTCAGAGCAATCAG ATGTGCAGTGTAGGCCACAACAGTATCATCGGTCGCTCAGTTCAGACCATACAACAGTCTCCTTGTCACGAATGTTGCAGTACAGATGGCTGTAACGAGCAGCTCTGCGCACACAGAAAAC CTTCTGCCTGCATAGACGATGTAACCATGGATTGTGCCCATCTGAACTCTATAATAAACGTGTGCGCAGACATCCACCACGCAAAATCAATCTGCCCTCGGTTTTGTGGCCTTTGTAATCTGG TTGACGGCAACTGGGCAGAGTGGGGTACATGGTCATCCTGCAGCGTCACGTGTGACAATGGTACTTATAAACGTACACGTACGTGCACCAACCCTTCACCTAGCAACGGTGGACTTAATTGCAGTGGATCGGCATCTGACACTCAAATGTGCTCCAGACAGCTTTGTCCAG TTCATGGCAACTGGTCCGAGTGGTCGTCGTGGTCATCTTGCTCAGTGTACTGTGATGTCGGACTCATTGAAAGGACAAGAACATGCACCAATCCAAGACCAGATAGATTTGGGGATAATTGTTATGGCGATGCAAGTGATCATAAAGTTTGCATACAGGACCCGTGCTCTGAAAAAA ATGGTGGCTGGACAAACTGGGGTGCTTGGGAAAGCTGTTCTGTAACCTGCGGAATAGGCTCCAAATTGCGACACCGAGCCTGCACCAATCCAAGCCCTTCCGCCTACGGAAAGGCTTGTGAAGGCGACTACAAAGATTTTGATGTGTGTGTCAAAACACCAT GTTATGTAATCGCCTTTAACGCCCATGGATTCAACGTTTTGTCAAATTTAGTCAATGTGTTTTCAACCATCGTCGCCAATGAGGGCAAGGCGTACAATGCAAGCACAGGTCATTTCACAGCTCCGGTGGACGGAATCTACTACTTTGAAGCCCACTTCTGCGTGTACTATACCAGCACAATAAACTTCTACATTGAAAAGGGAAGTGCCAGCATGAGTCCTAAAACGCGTCTAACTTCAACTCGAGGCTACCATGGCAGTTACGGTTGCAATTCCGCTTCCACATCGGTGAAATTAAATAGGAACGAAGATGTATGGGTGTATATGGCGTCCCAATACTCCTCGTCATATATATACGAAAGTTCCGATGATTGGAATACATTTTCAGGAGCTCTCATCCAAGCGCTGTAG